The genomic region GGGCGTCGCCACCACGCTCGGGTTCGTCAGCGACCAGTTCCTCACCGGTATCGAGTACCGGTGGGGCGTCGAGCTCGGGAGCGTGGAGACGCTGGTGCTCGTCGTCGGGTTCACGACCATCTTCACCGTCTCGGCCGCGACCGGCATCGACCGCGGCATCAGGCGTATCTCTCGCGTCAACGTCGCCGTCTTCGCCACGTTGCTCTGCGGGCTGCTGGTCGTCGGCCCGACCGAGACCGTCCTCGGAACCGGTGCGCGTGCGACCGGCCGCTACGCCCTCGACTTCCTCTCGCTCAGCCTCTTCCTCGGCGACGGGAGCGGCTGGGTCAGCGGCTGGACGACGTTCTACTGGGCCTGGTGGCTCTCGTGGGCCCCGTTCGTCGGCCTGTTCGTCGCCCGCGTCTCCCGTGGACACCGCATCCGGACGGTCGTGGCGACCTGTGTCGGGGCGACCACCGCGGCCACCCTCGCGTGGTTCGTCGTCCTCGGCGGGACCGCCATCGGGCTCCAGCGTTCGGGCGCGGCCGACGTCGTCGGTGTCGTCGCCGCCAGCTCCGAGGCGGTCGCCGGGTTCCCCGTGTTCGACGCCGTGCCCTTCGGAGGGATACTGGTCGCGCTGTTCCTCTTGCTCGTCATCACGTTCTTCGTCACCTCCGGCGACACCTCCACGCTCGGCGTCGCCCTGTTGACGACGCGGACGGTCGAGCCACCCGTCGCCGTCCGGGTGTTCTGGGGCGTGAGTCAGGGGGTCGTCGCTGCTGTCCTCATGCTCGTCGGCGGCGCGAGCACGCTCCAGTCCGCGGCCATCCTGACGGGTGGGCCATTCGCCGTGATCGGCGTGGTCGCGGTCGTCGGACTGGCCGCGACGCTGGTCGGGGGGAGTGACCGGACAGAACAGGCCGGGGTACCGGACTCGTCGGTCGAAGAGTAGCGGTCGGCCCTTACGCTTCGAACCCGTCCTCCCACCGGAACGTCCCGTTCCGCTGGACGACCTCGCCGTCGACTTCCATGAACGAGTCCTCGCTCATGTCGGTTATCATGTCGACGTGGACCGCGGACTGGTTGCCCTCCTCGCCCTCTGGCATGT from Haloarchaeobius sp. HME9146 harbors:
- a CDS encoding BCCT family transporter; translated protein: MPERDEVNSVFFFVVVLGVVSGAFVVAAFLLPTIVGALVSGRALLALSLTFVGCGLSGLAMLPADGRLASLGTPRVPEQRLSLDRFREGVDPGTFVVGASLPFLAVLVLLTERLVTTGSGSPTTAAVGTVTATVLDTGGPFFHGSIVLFVGFVAVAVLGPWGRIRLGGRDATPQYSVWSLFAMVFSAGIAAGIVFWGPAEAVTHFAAVPPFVDAPPQSPAAAVGAVEYTLFHWGFSAWSTYLALGLPIAYFAHNRDAPLRVSSVLVPVLGDDAIDYPVGRLVDVLAVFATIGGVATTLGFVSDQFLTGIEYRWGVELGSVETLVLVVGFTTIFTVSAATGIDRGIRRISRVNVAVFATLLCGLLVVGPTETVLGTGARATGRYALDFLSLSLFLGDGSGWVSGWTTFYWAWWLSWAPFVGLFVARVSRGHRIRTVVATCVGATTAATLAWFVVLGGTAIGLQRSGAADVVGVVAASSEAVAGFPVFDAVPFGGILVALFLLLVITFFVTSGDTSTLGVALLTTRTVEPPVAVRVFWGVSQGVVAAVLMLVGGASTLQSAAILTGGPFAVIGVVAVVGLAATLVGGSDRTEQAGVPDSSVEE